The genomic interval GATTTTTGCTACAGAAACACGCATATAGGGATTAATAACTGTATCAGTAGCTATCAAGCTCTTAACTCCAGCTTGGAATATCTTTGCCTCGGCATCCTGGACAAGCAGAGCATGTGTGACACATACGTGTATAGACGTGAAGCCGTGTTCCTTAAGCTTCTCTGCGGCTTCAACAATTGTGCCGCCAGTACTAATAATGTCGTCCACTATAACCGCTGTAGTTCCCTTGGGTATACTGCCCGAGACCTCGACCTCAGTGTCGCCAAAGCGGTGTTTCTCCAAAACAATGTAGGGCGCGTTTACTTTTCCAGAGAAAAGTTTAGCCCACTGTTCTGCTTCCTCGTCGGGAGCAACGACAAGCGCCTCTTGATGATAGTTGTAAAAGTACTCGGCTAATAGAGGCATAGCTGATACTTTAAGCGTCTTCATTTTAAAGAGCTCTGACAAGTCTTTGAACCTATGAAGGTGAGGGTCAACTGTGACAAGGGCATCTATTCCGGCCTTGGAGAGCATGGTGGAAAACATTTTTGCGCTGACAATTTCGCCGGGGTTAAACTCGGAGTCCTGTCTAAGATAGGGTAAATATGGGGCCACTAGTATTACTTCGCCTGCACCCTTATCATGCAGAGTTTCCGATAAAAATACTGTTTCAACGAGAGCGTCGTTGGGACGCCTCGCAAAGCTCTCGAACAATATAATTTTCTTTCCTTTAACATCTGTGGGAAGCCTTAAATATAGTTCTCCGTCAGGAAAGTATCTGATGGTAGAGGGGTAATGAGGAATACCTAGCTGGCTTGCTACTTTTTGCGCCAGGGCATTCGCTTGGCTTCCAGAGATGATTACTATTTGTTCCACAAGTTTTTCTTATGCATCTACATATTAGTTTATTGCTTGGCTTCTAGTCCTGGAAGCGAGGAAACAATTCTTTTGGCTTTACGAAGTGTTCCAGTCACACGGATTATCCTGAACAAGTTATTGTCGTCTAGGATGAAAATTGACCTGAAAAGGTCTTTGGCATCGGCATTTATGCTGTATATGTATATGTTCCTCTCGTCACTGTAAACCTCTTTTAGATGTATCCTAGAAAGCCCATAAATCCCATAGAGCGCCTGTATCCATCCTTTGAGTATATCTTTGGGACTTTCTGTCTGGAGAAGATTACTTTTCAACCGCAGTATAACGTATCTCTTTTTACTTCTCAATCTCTACACCTCTAACAGGAATCTTGCCGCTCCTCTTCAGCTGGTTTTCACTTATCCTTTTATATATGCCATCAGACATGTCCTTTGAAAGCTTTGCCTGGTCGATCTCCAAGAAAATTTTTGCAAAGCTGATTAATGCCCTGGGATCCCTCGGCGAATATATCTGCTGGGGACCCGTTGATACTATTATTTTGAGATTTTTCTTTTTGATGGTTTTCAGAGAATCTCTCAGCGCCCTTATCCGATAGGGGTTAAGCATGTTGCCGGAGAAAAGACTTGAGACTGTCACTTCGATGAGCTTCTCTTGAGCCTTTAATTCTACTATGTCGCCTGAAAAAAACGGGGGAGCCTTTTCTGGGGGCAGACTAATGACATCTATCCTATGATCCCTACTACTGAAGGCCATTAGCTGCCTGTCCTGTGGAGATACAGATATCAAGTCACAATAGCGTCTAATGTTTCCTAGAATCCTTTTGAGTTCTGGCTGATTCGTTACTTCAATGTGGCAACGCGAGAATACGAGTGCACCTTCTTCCCTGGTATTTGCAACCGCTTCATCGAATTTCCTTACAAGAAGATACAAGTCCCCTTTGTACCTAGTAATTCTAGTGGTAACGGCACACCCTGCATATCCGGCTTCAACAGCAACAGAATAAGTGTCGTTTATCCATTTGTGAAGGTCCTCTCCCGACAATTCTTTAAGCCTATCTAGAGGTAGCTCGGCGGCGTAAGCATCTATGTACTTGGCTTTTTTACTCATGTATGGGCTCCTCTTACGCGGCGCGGGTTGGAGCCTTTCTCAACGAAATCAGGAAGTTTTCAATACTTTGGGGACTTCTTAAGTGTGGCTTCAAAGAGACAACAATCCTTATTACGTCGTCGCTCTCGCTAAGAGAAACGTTTCCCCCATATGCTTTTTGCTTGTCAACGCGTATGTACAGTTTGCCGTGGTCAAATCTCTCCGGTATAGTTGACACAAGTGATTGAAAATCGTCCTCGCTTAGGCTAGAAACTATGTGAGAAAAAGTATTTTCGGAGTCCTTTTCGCTCGACAATAACACACGCAAGATGACTATAGGGTTTCCATGGTAGCCATGAGTAACCATTTTATAGATATTTTTAGTAACATCTTCTCTTAGTTCCTCTGGAAAAAGGTTCAAAACTGCATTCGTGACTTTTGATTCTTCTTCAGTTGCATGGACAAAACAGGAAAATTCTATCCTGCTTACTGAATTACTGTGTGTTCTTCTGCTCATTTTCTACATCTAGCTTGGCTTTGGAAAGTATCTTGAGCAATAATTCTCGGGATGGCCGTGCTTTTTCTACTTTGTATCCGGATACCCAGCGGCGCTCAATATCTTTCTTTACTGCGGGGTGGTTCGGGTCGACCATTACCACTTCGTACCACTTGTATACTCCGTCTTCTCCGACATAGTAAGACCCTAGCACAACAAGGTTCGGGAACTTCCTAGCGGCTTTTTCCTCTGCAATAAGCTGTGCACTCTTGTGTGGGGAATAGCCGTACACACCCATTCTCTTTGGTCTCCTTCCGCTGGATGGACGCGGCCTATTTAGACCGCCCTTGCGAATCCTTACGCGTGCTACAACAAATCCCTGCTTGGCCTTGTATCCCAGTGCTCTTGCCCTGTTAATTCTGGTTGGCTTCGGGATTCTCACGACTGTTGGCTCTCTCCTCCAGATAAGCATCCTTTGCCTCATTAATTCTGCGTGTTCACCTTGCATGGGTCTTTTCCACTGTTCGGCCATGTATTTTAGATACCCCATTTTGTTATCCCTTGCTCTTCAGTAAAACCCTGTTTATAAGTTTTCCTGTTAAATCTTGGCGTTTCTGTTTTGAAAATACTCTATAATCTCGTTTTTTAGCTTGTCAATGTTTACTCCTTTTTCGGCGGATATTATAAAAAATTCATTAATGTTAAATTTCTTCTTAAAGTTTTCAACGTGTGAGGGGGAAGCTATGTCCGCCTTATTCAATACTATCCAAACGTCACAGCTGACTATTGACCTAACGGTTTCTAGGACTTTTTTCTGGTAGTCGAGTGAAAAGCCGCATGTTTCAGTTGGGTCAACGATAAACAGTACAAGGTTGGAAATGTGTTTCAAGGCGATGACCGCCTTTCTCTCTACGTTTTTCTTCTCTTCTAGTGGAGAATCCAGAAGACCGGGGGTATCTATTAATTGGATTTTTCCAAGCAAGTGTTCCAGATGGCCAACGATTAGTTCCTTGGTGGTAAATGGATATGGTTTTACCTCGGGCTTCGCCCTAGATAGTCTCCTTAGTAGAGATGATTTTCCAACATTGGGGGCACCAGCTATTATAACGGTTGGAAGGGAGACATCTATATCGGGAAGGTTTTGAAAGGTTACCTGGAAGTTCCTGACAGTTGAAAGACAATCTTCAATATCTTTTAGAATAGAATATGTCCTGCCAAAGAACTCTCTCTCGAAACGAACTATTTCATCTGTTTTCTGGCTTCGTTTAACTTTTATAATATAGCCGCGTCCAATCCTGTTTATGAGTTTGGACGCACTGTAGACACGCGAGGCACAACTCTTATAGTCCTCTATATTGACACTTATCTCGAGGAGTTCTCTGAAAAATGGATGAAGATCCTCAACGAATGGGCTCTTTAATGCAACATTCTTTAGTTTACCTGCGGCAAACCTTGTTGCCGACTTGATGCATTCAAGTGTTCTTATCCTCCTAGTCTCAAGCTTGTTTGCGCCTTTTTTCGTCGTCCTTTTTCTACATTGTTTGACCATTTGTTCGAAAAGCTCGCTAGAAGTCTTGGGTGCAAACACCATCTGTTGCTTCAGCCTAGCTATCTCTGCACACATTCAATATGTATCCACAGACATAGTTTTATATGTGTGTTCTTTCTTTCTTCATAGGCGAAGTGTATGGAGGCATTACCAGGCACAACAGTAGGCATAAAGGTTGACGGGGGCGTTGTTCTAGCTGCCGAGAAGAGAGTAGCTTATCAGCTTTACCTAATGAGTAAAAGCGGGAAAAAAGTCTACCTCATACTGGACAAAATGGGACTTGCCAGCGCTGGATTGATGGCTGACATGCAGACGCTTGCTAGGATAATCGAGGCAGAGATGAGGCTGTACGAGCTCGACTCTGGAATCTCGCCAAAGGTCCAAACAGTTGCAAAGACACTTTCCTATATCCTTTATGAGAGAAGATTGTTCCCGTATTATGCCGAGATCCTTGTGGGCGGGATAGATGAAGAGGGATCTCATCTTTACACACTTGACCCTATAGGTGCAATAATTGAGGACAACTATTCTGCCCTTGGCTCTGGAACACAGCTTGCAATAAGCATCATTGAGGCAGAGTACAAGCCCGACATGAAGGTGGAAGATGCAAAAACCCTTGCCATAAAAGCCCTCTACGCGGCCATGAAGAGGGACGCGTCTAGCGGCGACGGCGTGGACGTGCTTGTCATCAGCAAAGACAAGACATATGAGCAGACATACTCCGTGGGAGACATAGAAAAAATGTTTTCCAAATAGCCTTTCCGATTTTTCCAAGGTTTCTTCTAGAACTCTAAACTTTAAATCATTGTGCTTCATGTAAAATACTGTAGCATACTATGGCGACAAGCTTTACTCAAACACTTTCTAATGGAGTTTCAAGCGTAGAGTTTTGGCTACTAGACATAAACTACGACGTAATAGATGAAGAGCCCATAATCTATATGTGGGGAGTAACTAGAGATGACAAAAGGATAGTTGTAGTAGAGAAAAACTTTAGACCTTACTTTTATGTCTTGACAGACCCTGGAAACATAGAGATAATAAAGAAAAAATTGCAGCCATACAGGGTTCTCAGTATTGATCGAGTCGAGAAAAAGTACTTTGGAAGGCCCGTCACAGCAATTAAAGTCACGCTCAGCAATCCACGAACCGTCCCAGAAGCCAGAGAAGCAGTGGCGAGTTTAGCCGGCATAAGGGAAGTCCTGGAGGCAGACATTCGGTTCTATATGAGATACATGGTTGACAAGGGGATTCTCCCTAGCTCATGGCTAGAGGCAAAGGTTCGCGAAGTAGAGGTTCCAAGGGGCTGGCAAGTAGATGAGGCATATGAAGTCGTCGGTGACATTACTGTACTTGACGAAAAAAGGGCGCCAAAGCTGAGAACCTATGCGTTTGATATTGAGTGCTATAATAAATATGGTGAGCCTGACCCAGAAAGAGACCCCATAATTATTATTAGCAGGATGCACGACGCTGGGGAAGAAGTTTTCACGGCAGAAAACGGGGGAGAAAGAAGACTAATTGAAGAATTCGTCGAAGACCTGAGAACATACGACCCAGACATTATATTCGGATACAACACGAACCTCTTCGACTGGCCATACCTACTCAAGCGGGCACATGTAAATAATGTGAAACTCAAACTGGGAAGAAACATGGGAGAACCAGCGCAAAGCGTCTATGGGCATTTCTCGGTCGTCGGCAGGGCAAACATAGATCTATACGACTACGCTGGCGACCTGCAAGAAGTAAAAATAAAGACCCTAGAGAATGTGGCCGAATTCTTGGGCGTGGTTCCGAAGTCGAGGAGGATACTGATAGACACCAATAGGATATATGAATATTGGGACGACACGTCAAAGAGGCCTATATTAAGGCAGTATGCGCTGGACGACGCGAAGAGCACGTACCTGCTTGGACAGGTAGTTTTACCTTTTGGAATACAACTCTCGAGCCTCGTTGGGCTACCCCTTGACCAGGTTTTTGCCGCTTCGGTTGGGAACAGGGTTGAATGGTTCCTGATCAGGCAGGCGTATCGATTTAATGAGCTTGTTCCAAATGTGAAGGAGAGACGTGAAGAAACATACCAAGGCGCAATCGTTCTAAAACCGAAGCCTGGAATACACAAGAACATCGCGGTGCTGGACTTTTCCTCGATGTATCCAAACGTGATGATAAAGTACAACGTCTCTCCTGACACATATGTTCCGCCGGACGAGGATGTCCCCAGGGATATGGTGTGGGTCGCCCCAGAAGTTGGCCACCGCTTCAGAAAGGAGCCTCCCGGTTTCTATCGGGTTGTCTTGGAGAGCTTGATAAGGGCTAGGAAAGAAATAAGGGAAGCCATGAAGAGGCTCGACGTCAAAAGCGACGAATACAAGATACTCGATGAGAGACAAAAAGCCATAAAGGTAATTACTAACGCGACGTATGGCTATAGTGGCTGGAGCCTGGCACGGTGGTACAAGAGAGAGGTTGCCGAGGCTACGACTGCCTGGGGACGCGAATTAATCAAGAAGACTATTTCTTACGCCGAGGGGCTCGGGCTGGAAATAATCTATGGCGACACAGACAGCGTATTTGTAAAAAACGATGAAGAAAAAGTTGCAAAACTAATAGAGTTTGTCGAGGGAGAGCTAGGATTCGAGATAAAGGTAGACAAGGTGTATTCAAAGGTGTTCTTCACAGAGGCAAAGAAAAAGTATTGCGGCCTGCTTGCAGACGGCAGGATAGACGTTGTTGGGTTCGAGGCTGTTCGTGGAGACTGGGCAGAGATATCAAAGGACATACAGGAAGAAGTCGTCCGTATAGTTCTAACAGAAGAGGATCCATGGGAGGCAGTGGACTACGTAAAGAAAACCATAGGTGAACTAAGCAGAGGAAAAGTTCCCCTCGAGAAACTAATAATCTGGAAAACTCTCTCAAAGGACCTAGAAGAATACGAGGTTGACGCCCCCCATGTTCAGGCAGCAAGAGAACTCAAGAGGCTTGGCTACAGGGTTGGCAAGGGGTCCAAGATAGGATACATAGTCGTTAAAGGCTCCGGCAAGGTTTCTGAAAAAGCGAAGCCCTATGTTGCCGTAAAGTCTCCAGACGAGATAGACATAGACTACTATGTTAAGCGTCAAATCATACCGGCAGCGTTGAGAATCCTTGAGTATTTCGGTGTGAGAGAAGAACACTTCTTGGGAGGCAAGAAACAGGCTTCCCTGACAGACTTTTTCTAGCTCAGTGTTTCTAGGTGATTTCTAAGAGTATAATGTAGAGGTTGTTCACGATGTCGTAGAGGGTGTCAGAGCTGTCTTCCAGCATCTCTGCTATGCTTGTTAGCAGGAGCATTGTTCCGCTTGAGATATTGGACCCAAGAACCTCGAAGATTGTTTCTCTGTATAGCGCGTCATTGGCGTGCTCGAGTTCGGCGATTTTTCTCAGGTCTCCTAGCGACTGAGAGGGGTCGTTGAGCAACTTGTTCATAGCCTGGCTGAGTAGCTCGGTCATTGCTGAGACGTTGTCGCATATCTTGACGAGGTTTGTTGCGACATTTTCGGGGATAATCCAGTTTTTGTCCGTCAGGAATCCCAGCCTGTAGGATATCCCGCTCAACTTGTCAATTACAGCGAGGATCTGTGAACCAATTCTTACCCATTCTTCGCGATGCATCAGTGCACGCGAGGCCTTCGTTAAGTAGCTCAGGTAGTCTGTTTGGAGATTTATTGTTTCTTCTTTTGCCTTCTGTATCCTGTTTATCCGTGCCTTCTGGTCCTCCCGATACTTCTCGTCATTAATAGTCTTTATTATCCTCCGTATCTCCTCTAGCATTTCCTGTGAGAGCTGGAGCTCTTTCCTCAATGTCGCGATTAGTTTTGCGTCCGCGATGGATAGGTTGGACATTTATTCCACCCTTTTCGCCCTTATAGTAGCTATCGAGTTGTCTGCGACGCCATTGCTTTTAAGTTCATCGGTGTTGCACCAGACTTCTCCTCGTGGTACAGACTCATTTGGCATGGCTGTGAAGTAGAGTTTTTTCTTGCCGGCTATAACTACTTCTATGTCCGAGGATATCGAGAGCTCGTTCATTGTGTCGGGGTGCATGAATGCTTTGCCAGCCGGGACCTCTTCGCGCCATCGGAGCCTTAGCCTTCTTTCCTTGCGTTGCATAGCCATACGGACTCATGAATGTAAACGCTTGTAATAATTATTTTTTTCGCAGTTAGGATAAAAATACATGTTCAGGCATACTGAATCTATTCTACCTGTGCATAGATCTTTTTGCTCTACGCACCTTTAACCTTCGTATCCTACAATTCTCAGTTATGCATAATACGACGCCTCTTTTCAATTTTGTGTATTTCAGGAGCTCGGAGGCTTGAAGCTGGCATCCAAGCTTCTGGAGTTCTAGCTGGGTAAAACTGGTAAGCAAAATATAGCGCGAATTATAGACTGCCCTCTCTGAGAGGTCGTCTAGCCGCTGGGACACAGCTATCACGAGTTCTCCGTACTTTCTCAGTTCAAGAAAAAGCCTTTCACCTATAGTTGGCTGTTCCCATCTAGCCCTATATGTTAGTATGTTCCATGCCTCCTCTATTACGGTTGCATGCATGATTCTCCCTGGCCTGGTCTTGGACGTGACATAGTCGTACAGATGTTTCAGTATAATGAGTGAAAGAAGGCCGCGGTATCTTACCGGGAGACGGCTCAGATCGACTGCGACCGTCTTCTCAAATAGAAAACTCGGTGGGTTGTCTCCGTTAAGGGTCTTTCCAAGTGTGCCCTCATTGAGTATCGTTAGCCTCCTCAATAATGCAGACTTAATCTCGTATTCCCGCCAATCCCGTACAGCCTCCTCTTCGAGCAGTGAAATAACATCCACTAGCCTGTAGGGCGGCTTCCCCCTCTTCAAGGCCTTCAGCAAGATGTACCACTGTGGCTCTGATACCTGAAATACACTGCTGAGAATATCCACTATGAATTCTATTTCCTGTGTAGCCAGCATGTTAAAAGAAAGATCTTCGCCCGGAGTAACCCGGGGCAGTTCATCGTATTCCCCGTGAAAATCGAGAACAAGCGATGGTACCTCGTTTTTCTCGAGCTCCTCCAAAACAACCTTAACAGTATTTGTCTTGCCGCTACCAGTTGGCCCAACGACAAGCATGTGTCCCTGGTCGATTACAAGCCTTGGAAAAGGCAGGGAGCCCAGCGAGAGCTTTATCTTTGAGCGGATCACCATCAATATTTTCTGTCATCTAGCTTTTAAATTGGTCAAGGAAACATTTTTTACCGTGGGATATATTGCCATTGAAACAGGATGCAGGAAAACAGTGATACGAGGGAAATCTATCTGGACTGTTTTCTGAAAATCTACCCATGGGAAATAAAAACAAACAATGTAAAGCGAGGCACAAACATTTTCGTTAAGATACAGCTCGGCAACATAATTCTTTACTCGAGGAAGGTTTCCCTCGCAGGAAGGGTAAAAGAGATCTATAAAGGTGAAAAATTCACAGACATACTCCTAGAGGCAAAGGAAGATGTAGTACCCCTAAGGCTCTGGCCAGAGAAACAACATCTCCTCGACGTAAAGAACATAGAGGAAAACTCTTTCCTTAAAGCCTTCGGCACACTTAGGGAGGACCGGGACGGGAATATATATGTATCCGTTCTGGCTCTCAGCCGCATCCCAGAAAACCACATAGAAAGCTTCTACACAAGTGTAGGGGAGGATAGAAAGTTCTTCGAAAGATTCCTGAAAAACAATAATACAGGCGTGTCGTAGATATACGCGTCAACCTTAAATCCTTGTTGAATGCATTTCTAAATGAAAAGAGATAATGAGCGAGAAGACAACAAAAAAGACTAAGAAAGAGAAAAAGACTGAGGAAAAGCCGCAATCAATAGACCTAACAGCATTTCTAACTGGGCCGAGCTCCGAGACAAAAGAAAAGTCCCCCGAGGAAAAAACCGAGGAAAAAGCATACTTTACAGACGAAGTGGAAAAAATAGTTCTATCAGAGCTTGCCCAGGCAGGCAACAAGCTTCCAAAATCAAAGCTCTACGAGAAAGTTGTCCGTAGGGGAGTCAAGCCCGTAATATTCTACCAGGCCCTAACAAGGCTAATGGAAAAGGGCAAAGTCAAGCGGATATTTGATCCAGAAATAGAGGAATACGTCTATGTGGCCAGCTAGCATTATACCTTTGAGAACTTCTTTTTCAGCTCTTTGTATTCTTCCTGCTTCATCTGTGTAGCTATAGCCTTCCCCGCATCAGTCAAAACGACTTCATATCCCCTGATCTCTATGAGCCCCTTGTCTCTAAGCCCCTGAAGAGCCGCCGCGAATCCTTCAACCACACGGTTAAAGTTGGGATTCTTGCGTGGCAGGAACTCCTCGGCTATTAGCTCGGCTATAAACTTCTCCGCCTCACTGCCCCCGCTCTGGAAATAGATCTTGCCCCAGTATTCATAGTAAATATACGAAAGCAGAAACTTCTCCACGCCCGTAGTTGCCTGAGACATCCTAACACCGTCAATACTCGAACAAATCCATTTTTAAGCTTTTCTCCAACGCCAGAAACAGTGGTGCGGCCGCCGGGATTTGAACCCGGGTTCTGCGGCGTGGAAGGCCGCCATCCTACCAGACTAGACTACGGCCGCTACAACAATTTATCTAAAAAGAGCCGGCCTTAAAAAGCTTTCCACAAGAACGCTACGGTAGTGCCGGGGCCGGGATTCGAACCCGGGTTGACCGGATTATGAGTCCGGCGCCCTTGACCAGGCTAGGCGACCCCGGCTGGCGCGCCATAAAGGAAAATGCCTGGTGGAGATTTAAATCTTTTGTAGAGGACGTGCTGGATACCTCTTGGAAAAAGGATACCATGGATACAAAGCTACCCGTATTGTTGCCTCCTAGAAGGAGACTCTGCTACCAATGATTCTCTTTTCTGCCTCGTCTAGGAATATTTCGACGCCTTTCACTCTGGGGAGACGCGTCAAGACATCTCTCTCCGTCAGTACGCCGGTGATCTTGCCGCCCCTAGTGACGACGAGGGCGCCGATGCCGTGCTTCTTCATGTGGTTGACTGCTTCCCCCACGTCTGCCTCCTCCTCGACTGTTATCACTG from Thermofilum adornatum carries:
- a CDS encoding OB-fold nucleic acid binding domain-containing protein, translated to MQENSDTREIYLDCFLKIYPWEIKTNNVKRGTNIFVKIQLGNIILYSRKVSLAGRVKEIYKGEKFTDILLEAKEDVVPLRLWPEKQHLLDVKNIEENSFLKAFGTLREDRDGNIYVSVLALSRIPENHIESFYTSVGEDRKFFERFLKNNNTGVS
- a CDS encoding ribose-phosphate diphosphokinase; the encoded protein is MEQIVIISGSQANALAQKVASQLGIPHYPSTIRYFPDGELYLRLPTDVKGKKIILFESFARRPNDALVETVFLSETLHDKGAGEVILVAPYLPYLRQDSEFNPGEIVSAKMFSTMLSKAGIDALVTVDPHLHRFKDLSELFKMKTLKVSAMPLLAEYFYNYHQEALVVAPDEEAEQWAKLFSGKVNAPYIVLEKHRFGDTEVEVSGSIPKGTTAVIVDDIISTGGTIVEAAEKLKEHGFTSIHVCVTHALLVQDAEAKIFQAGVKSLIATDTVINPYMRVSVAKIIGEALERLMSHVGNRA
- a CDS encoding DNA-directed DNA polymerase, which codes for MATSFTQTLSNGVSSVEFWLLDINYDVIDEEPIIYMWGVTRDDKRIVVVEKNFRPYFYVLTDPGNIEIIKKKLQPYRVLSIDRVEKKYFGRPVTAIKVTLSNPRTVPEAREAVASLAGIREVLEADIRFYMRYMVDKGILPSSWLEAKVREVEVPRGWQVDEAYEVVGDITVLDEKRAPKLRTYAFDIECYNKYGEPDPERDPIIIISRMHDAGEEVFTAENGGERRLIEEFVEDLRTYDPDIIFGYNTNLFDWPYLLKRAHVNNVKLKLGRNMGEPAQSVYGHFSVVGRANIDLYDYAGDLQEVKIKTLENVAEFLGVVPKSRRILIDTNRIYEYWDDTSKRPILRQYALDDAKSTYLLGQVVLPFGIQLSSLVGLPLDQVFAASVGNRVEWFLIRQAYRFNELVPNVKERREETYQGAIVLKPKPGIHKNIAVLDFSSMYPNVMIKYNVSPDTYVPPDEDVPRDMVWVAPEVGHRFRKEPPGFYRVVLESLIRARKEIREAMKRLDVKSDEYKILDERQKAIKVITNATYGYSGWSLARWYKREVAEATTAWGRELIKKTISYAEGLGLEIIYGDTDSVFVKNDEEKVAKLIEFVEGELGFEIKVDKVYSKVFFTEAKKKYCGLLADGRIDVVGFEAVRGDWAEISKDIQEEVVRIVLTEEDPWEAVDYVKKTIGELSRGKVPLEKLIIWKTLSKDLEEYEVDAPHVQAARELKRLGYRVGKGSKIGYIVVKGSGKVSEKAKPYVAVKSPDEIDIDYYVKRQIIPAALRILEYFGVREEHFLGGKKQASLTDFF
- a CDS encoding RNA-binding domain-containing protein, which produces MSRRTHSNSVSRIEFSCFVHATEEESKVTNAVLNLFPEELREDVTKNIYKMVTHGYHGNPIVILRVLLSSEKDSENTFSHIVSSLSEDDFQSLVSTIPERFDHGKLYIRVDKQKAYGGNVSLSESDDVIRIVVSLKPHLRSPQSIENFLISLRKAPTRAA
- a CDS encoding NOG1 family protein, with the translated sequence MCAEIARLKQQMVFAPKTSSELFEQMVKQCRKRTTKKGANKLETRRIRTLECIKSATRFAAGKLKNVALKSPFVEDLHPFFRELLEISVNIEDYKSCASRVYSASKLINRIGRGYIIKVKRSQKTDEIVRFEREFFGRTYSILKDIEDCLSTVRNFQVTFQNLPDIDVSLPTVIIAGAPNVGKSSLLRRLSRAKPEVKPYPFTTKELIVGHLEHLLGKIQLIDTPGLLDSPLEEKKNVERKAVIALKHISNLVLFIVDPTETCGFSLDYQKKVLETVRSIVSCDVWIVLNKADIASPSHVENFKKKFNINEFFIISAEKGVNIDKLKNEIIEYFQNRNAKI
- a CDS encoding ATP-binding protein, giving the protein MVIRSKIKLSLGSLPFPRLVIDQGHMLVVGPTGSGKTNTVKVVLEELEKNEVPSLVLDFHGEYDELPRVTPGEDLSFNMLATQEIEFIVDILSSVFQVSEPQWYILLKALKRGKPPYRLVDVISLLEEEAVRDWREYEIKSALLRRLTILNEGTLGKTLNGDNPPSFLFEKTVAVDLSRLPVRYRGLLSLIILKHLYDYVTSKTRPGRIMHATVIEEAWNILTYRARWEQPTIGERLFLELRKYGELVIAVSQRLDDLSERAVYNSRYILLTSFTQLELQKLGCQLQASELLKYTKLKRGVVLCITENCRIRRLKVRRAKRSMHR
- a CDS encoding 50S ribosomal protein L15e, which codes for MGYLKYMAEQWKRPMQGEHAELMRQRMLIWRREPTVVRIPKPTRINRARALGYKAKQGFVVARVRIRKGGLNRPRPSSGRRPKRMGVYGYSPHKSAQLIAEEKAARKFPNLVVLGSYYVGEDGVYKWYEVVMVDPNHPAVKKDIERRWVSGYKVEKARPSRELLLKILSKAKLDVENEQKNTQ
- a CDS encoding RNase P subunit p30 family protein, producing MSKKAKYIDAYAAELPLDRLKELSGEDLHKWINDTYSVAVEAGYAGCAVTTRITRYKGDLYLLVRKFDEAVANTREEGALVFSRCHIEVTNQPELKRILGNIRRYCDLISVSPQDRQLMAFSSRDHRIDVISLPPEKAPPFFSGDIVELKAQEKLIEVTVSSLFSGNMLNPYRIRALRDSLKTIKKKNLKIIVSTGPQQIYSPRDPRALISFAKIFLEIDQAKLSKDMSDGIYKRISENQLKRSGKIPVRGVEIEK
- a CDS encoding DUF47 domain-containing protein — translated: MSNLSIADAKLIATLRKELQLSQEMLEEIRRIIKTINDEKYREDQKARINRIQKAKEETINLQTDYLSYLTKASRALMHREEWVRIGSQILAVIDKLSGISYRLGFLTDKNWIIPENVATNLVKICDNVSAMTELLSQAMNKLLNDPSQSLGDLRKIAELEHANDALYRETIFEVLGSNISSGTMLLLTSIAEMLEDSSDTLYDIVNNLYIILLEIT
- the psmB gene encoding archaeal proteasome endopeptidase complex subunit beta, whose translation is MEALPGTTVGIKVDGGVVLAAEKRVAYQLYLMSKSGKKVYLILDKMGLASAGLMADMQTLARIIEAEMRLYELDSGISPKVQTVAKTLSYILYERRLFPYYAEILVGGIDEEGSHLYTLDPIGAIIEDNYSALGSGTQLAISIIEAEYKPDMKVEDAKTLAIKALYAAMKRDASSGDGVDVLVISKDKTYEQTYSVGDIEKMFSK